In the genome of Sulfurimonas autotrophica DSM 16294, the window GTATTCGTAAGAAATATCTTACTGAGAGTGAAAGAAAACGTCACGCTCGTAAATAAAAAAAAAGAGTTTCAAGTTTTTTCTTGAAACTCTTACTCCAAAAATGTTTTACAAAATTTTACAATTCTTTTTTCCATCCAATACTCAGGATGAAATAAACTTCCCGATATAAATCCTACATGACCTCCATATTCGCTGATTTCTAACTTAATAGTAGGTGATATTTCATTATGTGTCGGTAATATATCAGAGGGCATAAAAGGGTCATCTTTTGCATGAATAATAAGAGTGGGAATTGTAATAAATTTCAAAAATTGTCTACTGCTTGATTTTGTATAATAATCCTGCGCAGAAGAAAAACCGTGAATCGGTGCAGTATAGGCCTCATCAAATGCCCAAAAAGTTTTTAATTTTTTTATATCGCTTCTTTTAAGATGTATGAGTTTTTGCATTGGAAATTTATCATATTTTTTGTCTAAATCCCTTTTTAAATCTTTAAGTAGAAGTTTCTGATAAAACTTTGAAAAGCCTTTGTTCATATGTGCGGCACAAACGTCTAAAAGCATAGGTGCAGATACGGCAACAGCGGCACTAAGAATACAGTCACTTTTTCTCTCACCTAAAAGCTTTAAAAGCATATTTGCTCCAAGCGAAAAACCGACGGCAAATAGTTTTGCCTGTGGGTATCTTTTTTTGACACTGTTTATAAATTCATAGGCATCTTGCGTATCGCCGCTGTGATATGATCTTGGCTTGAGATTCTCTTTGCCGGAACAGCCTCTAAAATGCATCACTACACTACTGAACCCTGCCTCTTTGAGCTCTTGCATTGTGCCTTGAACATAAGGAGATTTGTAAGAACCGGCCAGTCCATGAA includes:
- a CDS encoding hydrolase yields the protein MNFKPSFLLKNRHLQTVYASLFRRLPIKNFEIEKFRLSDGDFLECYWQKIDNHQKDTPIVILFHGLAGSYKSPYVQGTMQELKEAGFSSVVMHFRGCSGKENLKPRSYHSGDTQDAYEFINSVKKRYPQAKLFAVGFSLGANMLLKLLGERKSDCILSAAVAVSAPMLLDVCAAHMNKGFSKFYQKLLLKDLKRDLDKKYDKFPMQKLIHLKRSDIKKLKTFWAFDEAYTAPIHGFSSAQDYYTKSSSRQFLKFITIPTLIIHAKDDPFMPSDILPTHNEISPTIKLEISEYGGHVGFISGSLFHPEYWMEKRIVKFCKTFLE